DNA sequence from the Microcebus murinus isolate Inina chromosome 18, M.murinus_Inina_mat1.0, whole genome shotgun sequence genome:
GCTCTATCACTCAACACTCACCTAATCATTAGAAATTATCTGGAATACATCAGTAgtataaataattcatatttattcagAATATTGATCTTTAGAATTGGTAGAACTTCTACCTCAGTACAGCTTCTTAATTAAGAAAACAGGTTTAAGTAAGTTGTTTGAAGATAGCATTCaacataattcatttttaagcagaaaccaagaaaaaaaattgaaaaaagaaagaaaacccttatattatctattaataattacttcTTACGTATGGCTTGGCATATGACTATATCCCCGGAAAGAGGAACAGAGGGACACTATTTCAAAGGATACAGTAGAGCTGCTCTTTTTGGTATCACAGGGCATGAAGTGGTCTCTTTTGTTGTGTCCTGaggcttttcttttaattcttgatCACAGTTACTGCAGTTATCTTCCTTAGGATTAAAGCCATTCTGAAGAATTTTAGTTTGctcttccattttctcatcttgTACAGTACCACTGTAGTCAAAAACTGACTCCATATTGACATCCGTTTCTTGGAGACAGTCATCACCAATGCTATGATGTCAATTGAAAGCAAGGGGTTAATTCTTATCATTAGGCCCcttgcagtggctcatgctgtaatcctagctctctgggaggtcaaggcgggcggatcctttgagctcaggagtttgaaaccaatctgagcaagagcgagaccctgtctctactataaatagaaagaaattaattggccaactaatatatatatatatatatatatatggaaaaaattagccaggcatggtggcacatgcctgtagtcccagctacttgggaggctgaggcagaaggattgcttgagcccaggagtttaaggttgctgtgagctaggccaatgccatggcactcactctagcctgggcaataaagtgagactgtgtctcaaaaaaaaaaaagaaaaaaaattcttatcaatAAGGCAACTTTcggaaaaaattttattttctaagcattcagttttaaaatcaaataatttaacaGATTACAAACatagtaaaggaaaaagaagaccaGATTCTTACTTACCTTAAGAAAAGTTTTAAGCATGTGCAGGTGACTGATTCAGGGATGTCAGGGAACTGCTGTAGACAGAGTTGTAACAAGTGTACATCTGTCTTTTGTAAGGCAACCTCCATTAAGCCAGGGCATAAgctaacagaaataaaaaaatctgattcATTATTACATATTAAGAAAAATCTCAATTGCAGATAATTTATAAGATTTTCCAGAGTTTCAGAAAATTAGAACTCTAAAAGAACAAGGTCAAAAGGGTTGTGCATGGAAAGTGTGCGTAGTGCACATAAACACCTACCTGTAAGAAAGCACATGTGTTTGAATGAGCTGAATCAGACAGTTCCGGGGATAAAACGATGGTTCTTCTGCTTTACATCGTTCTAGAAGTCCTGTTACTATGTCCCCAGTTATAGCGTGAAAGTCAGGTGTCTGCGTCATAGCCAAAAATTTACGTAGTTCCACTTCAATGTGTTTTTCTGAATCTTTCTGAAAAGGCAGAATTAAAGAATTCAGTCTAGCACGTTAATAAACATCACcctcggccgggtgtggtggctcatgcctgtaatcctagcactctgggaggccgaggtgggcggattgctcgaggtcaggagtttgaaaccagcttgagcaaaggcgagaccctgtctctaccataaacagaaagaaattaactggccaactaatatatacagaaaaaattagccgggcatggtggcacatgcctgtagtcccagctacttgggaggctgaagcagtaggatctcttgagcccaggagtttgaggttgctgtgagctaggctgacgccacggcactcactctagcctgggcaacaaagcgagactctgtctcaaaaaaaaaaaaaaagtctgtagaAGGCCAAATTGTAAATATATCTGATGCTAAGCTGAATGAGAAACCTGTCAGGACAACAGCACACCATCACTCTCATAAGACCACAGAGTCAAATAAGCCAAAATACTGGATCAACTCTGACACCTGTAAGACACTAGACAAATGTCAGCTACAGCtataaaaatgatcataaaaataagaaggaatgaaaagtaGATAGGATTTTTTTAACCTCTGGAGTTGACTTTTCATTATTTCCGATATTTTAAACTTACCTTTATGGTTAATAAAAGTTGTTTGGATGGTGGAACCTCTGGCTGtaaattaacttctatttttcgTCTCCTTAACTAGAATTAAGTAAATTGATTAGaatcacaaaacaataaaagagatCCAATGTACATCTAGAAGAATATAAAACACTCCAAATAGCCTCGCACACTTTTGCTCTAgtcacaaacttttaaaaataaattttgttatagggaaaagtgattttatttcagCTTTGAAATTAGGTATCTTAAGATGTTTAaggtttttgttatttaaacacaaaataaaatctctgtGCTAAGGAAGGTTTTATTGCTACTTGCAAACTAGTCCATTTTCATGCTTGGACCTTAAAACCACACACAAATGcgcataaaaaattaatagactacATATACCATTTCTAAATAATGGCTGTTAAGTTACTGGGTTCTGGCCTCACACTGACCTGTCATCAAGATCAAAGCTATAAGAGTTAAAAGGATATAAATCAAAACAATAGAgtctttctgtgtttttcaaCATTTGCACtaacatttctatttctattactaAACTTACAAGTCTTCTTGACTGTTCTGAGTTCTGGCATCCAAGTCCACATCCCTGAGATGCTTCCCAGTTTACAAAATGGGGTTCGACATGAGTGcctaagaaaacatgaaatacaCAATTTCTGGAATGTTTTGACCTATCGGTATCTACCCAACtaaacaaagaacaataaaaaacaacCACTCATGTACAATTCAAGAGGCTTTAAAGGCCGTGTAATTCTACTCATATCAGTaaatcataatataataaaaaattatatgcccAGCAACATGAAGCCAACAGATGAGGCCACTGGTAAACAAGAGAGGGTAGAGGTACAACTGATTTTGTCTTGGGGATTCTCCTCTTACCCTTGAAGTCAGAAGAACACAATGTAGCTCTTCAGCCTGCAGCAGTTCCTGCAATAGGAACTGTTTGCTAGTTTCAATGAACAGTGGCAAATTTCAAAGTTAAGAACATGCTCTataccaggcgtggtggctcacacctgtaatcctagcactctgggaggcccaggcaggaggatcactcaagttcaggagttcgaaaccagcatgagcaagagcgagaccctgtctctactaaaaatagacagaaattaattggccaactaaaaatatgtatagaaaaaattagccggacatagtggcacatgcctgtagtcccagctactcggggggctgaggcagtaggagtgcttgagcccaggagtttgaggttgctgtgagctaggctgctgccacaggactctagcttgggcaacagagggagactctgtctcaaaaaaaaaaaaaaaaaaaaaaaaaaaaggctctgtaAATAGAAGGCTGTGGGAATCTACAAATGAAACTGGGAGCTAATAAAAGGGCTTGTGTTAgtaaaacaaacatataataaGTAAGTTTTTACCTGGATCTTGACTATGCTTGAGTTTTCCAAGAGCACCTGCTAATGATGACACTTCACACTTGTATGGAATCACAGTTAGAAATTTTCCATGCAGCATAAACAAATTTTCCCCATAATACCAGAGCTAcacaaaaataccaaaaacagAATACTTGCTTACAAGTTCTGACTCAACAAAACCTTATAACAATAACTTATTGTATAAACTATCTCAATATaacaaaaaagaacaagacaAAGTTGAGTAACTTTCCGGAAGAATCTCATATGCACAACTTATTAATTGGGTTCTTGGGCTCTTATTTTTGCCCAAGTCTGAACGAAGCATAATTTACAGGATGTTTTTGACTCAGGAAAATCCAATcaacatatacttttaaaataattgaagtgtttaaaattaatattgtctgggcatggtggctcacgcctgtaatcctagcactctgggaggctgaggcgggtggattgctcaaggtcatgagttcgaaaccagccttagcaacggtgagaccccgtctctactataaatagaaacatattaattggccaactaatatatatagaaaaaaattagccgagcatggtggcgcatgcctgtagtcccagctactcaggaggctgaggcactacgatggcttgagcccaggagtttgaggttgctgtgagttagggtgatgccacggtactctagcctgggtaacaaagggagactctgtctcaaaaaaataaataaataaataaaattaatattatcacTATTATATGTATATTGACATAATAATTTATCAAGCCTATTGTAACATGGCTAAACAGTTATGatgcattaaattaaaaaaatcagagttgggtgcagtgcctcacgcctgccttattactttgggaagctgaggcaggattatcgcttgaggccacgagttcaagaccagcctgagtaagagggagacctcatctctacaaataacAGACAAATCATCCGGGTATGGTGGCATGAtcctgtagtctcagatacttaggcggctgaggcaggagaattgcttgagcccaggaatttgaggttgcagtgagatatcatgatgccactgtactctatctagcccaggcaacagagcaagatcttgctCCCCCGCCCCCTCCGGCAAAATCAGAATTTAACACTGTTTCTGATTCTAACAGTAAGGTATATCAACTAAAAACTTAAAACACAGAAACCAAAAGGAAGCTTGCTAGAATTGtggttaattttgttaaaatcacttgttttttaaaaacaactaaaaaaataaagaaagcaagaaagaaaatacaacaaagaaCAACACATACAAGGACCCTTGCTACAGGACATTATAGCCTGGTCAgcttaaattaaaattctttaagtatttttttttttgagacagagtctcgctttgttgcccaggctagagtgagtgctgtggcatcagcctagctcacagcaacctcaaactcctgggctcaagcaatcctgctgccttagcctcccgagtagctgggactacaggcatgcgccaccatgcccggctcattttttttgtgtatatatatatatacacaatatatatatgtgtattgtagtgtctgtagtcccagctactcgggaggctgaggcaggaggatcgcttgagcccaggagtgtgaggttgctgtgagctaggctgatgccatggcactcaccctagcctgggcaacaaagtgagactctgtctcaaaaaaaaaaagaaaaaaaaaaagataggtcttgctatgttgcccaggctagaaaaTAGTGGTTATTCACAGACATAATCTAAGCATACTACAGTCTCAAACcctttttttttgacaaagtctcactctcttgcctaggctagagtgtcgtggcataagcctagctcacagcaacctcaaactcctgggctcaagtgatcctgatGCCtcactcccaagtagctggaactacaggcacatgccaccatacccagctaattgtttttatatatatatatatatattttttttttagttggccaattaatttttttctatcgatagtagagacagcatctcgctcttgctcaggctggttttgaactcctgagctcaaacgatctgcccgcctcagcctcccagagtgctaagattacaggcatgagccacctcgcttgGCCAACAGTCTCAAACTCTTaaattcaagtgatcctcctgtctcagcatcctgagtagatTGGACACACACCACTGTGCTCAGTCCAAAAACCTGCCAAAATACTTAGACCCAAAGAGACCTCTTCTCTAATAGTGTTATTCATGAGACAGAAAAATACCTAAATATGAAAAAGTCTTTTTCTTCCTGAtctaagcataaaaaaaaaaaaaaaaaaaaaaggcaacgaGAATGTCCTCAAGTGAAAAAACTTACTTGACCACTGGTCCCTTGTGGAAGCTCTTTTGAAGTCTGTAGTGTCTGAAATTTTATGTTCCATATGGAGAGGGATTCTGTAAAATAAGATAGACAACTTTAGAAAAAGTCCCAAGTATAAATACATGATATTTTGGGATAAGAAGGGAGCTACAGTTAAAGACacaaattttgctttatttaatataaaaatgagttaTGAAAACTGTTATTGCCACAGGAATTTAAGAGAATAAGAGGTCATCGTGAGAAGTGGACTTTTGGAAAGGTAAGCCCTAAGGAAGGTCTTTAATGGTTGGTTATGAATCGGTAATAATAAAATAcccaacaaagaaaaacccaggaccagatggcttcactggtgaattccagcaaatatttaaagaattaataacaAACCTTAAACTCTTAAATATGAAAGAGGAGAGAATACTTCCTAATTTGTTCCATGTGGATATTagcctgataccaaagccagataaagataccacaaaaaaactacagacttTATGAGCATATAATCCTTATGATGTCATATAAAACGTTACGATATCATATATAAACCTTATGATATCATATATCCCTtatgagtatagatgcaaaaatcttcattACTAACAtactgaatccaacagcatattAAGATccacgaccaagtgggatttattccagggatgctAGAGTAGTTCAACATGAGAAAATCAATATCATAATATCACAATAAAGGAAAAAGCTACATCATCATCTAAGTTGACACAAacaaagcattttacaaaatttaatatcctttcatgataagaaaaactcagaaaactaggaatagaaaggaacttccttCAACATGATAAATGGCATCTATGCCAAACCCACAACTATCATCACATTCACTGGTTAAAGACTGAAAGCTATCTCCGTATGatgaggaacaagacaaggaGGCCTACTTTCACTGCTGCTATTCAAATTCTAGGCAcagtaattaggcaagaaaaagagaaaaaaaggcatccaaatttaaaaataaagctaattcTATTCACAGATTACATGATCCTGTATagagaaaatcccaaagaatctacaACAAAAGACTAgcattaataaacaaattcagtaaagttgcagggtacaagatcaacacacaaaaatcagttgaggaggccgaggtgggcggattgctcaaggtcaggagtttaaaaccagcctgagcaagagcgagaccccgtctctactataaatagcaagaaattaattagccaactaatacatagagaaaaaattagccaggcatggtggtgcatgcctgtagtcccagctacttgggaggctgaggcagaaggattgcttgagcccagtagtttgaggttgctgtgagctaggctgatgccacagtactcactctagcctgggcaacaaagtgagactcttgtctcaaaaaaaataataataaaaagaaatcagttgaaaaatctgaaatgaaaacaatttcatttatattagcacccaaaagaacaaaacacctaggaatagatttaactaaggaggtaaaagcctgtactctgaaaactacaaaacattgctgaaaggaATTAAGAAAGATATGAACAAATGGAGACATattatgttcatgaattggaagacttaatattgttaagatggcaatattgcacaaagcaatctaaagattcaaggcactccctatcaaaattccaatggcctttttctttttttttttttgagacagagtctcactttgttgcccaggctagagtgagtgccgtggcgtcagcctagctcacagcaacctcagactcctgggctcaagcgatcctgctgcctcagcctcccgagtagctggaactacaggcatgcgccaccatgcccggctaattttttatacatatatcagttggccaattagtttctttctatttatagtagagacggggtctcgctcttgctcaggctggttttgaactcctgaccttgagcaatccgcccgcctcggcctcccagagagctaggattacaggcgtgagccaccgcgcccggcccccaatggccttttttattagaaatggaaAACCCAATCCTCAAACtcatatggaatttcaaggggctcaaatagccaaaacaaacttgaaaaagaagaacaaagatgggggactcacatttcctgattttcaaacttactacaaagttataataatcaaaagggtgcaggccaggagcggtggctcacgcctgtaatactagcactctgggaagctgagccaAGCGGATCATCTGAGCTCAGAAGTTTCAGACCAggctcagcaagagcaagaccctgtctctacttaaaaaaatagaaagaagttagctggacaactaaaaatatgtataaaaaattagccaggcatagtggcgcatgcctgtaatcccagctacttgggaagctgaggcaggaggatcgcttgagcacaggagtttgaggttgctgtgagctaggttgataccacggcactgtagcccaggcaacagaatgagactatgtctcaaaacaaaaacaaatagacaataaAACCATAATAAAGTACTACTTCATACCCGTAGGATGGCTATAATTGAAAAAATGGTAAATAGCCAAGTGCTAGTGAGGATGTacagaaactggaacccttgtacaatgccagtgggaatataaaatagttcaGCCACTGTCAAGTTTGACAGTTCTTTAAAGTCAAACAGAACTAACacatggcccagcaattccactgctaggtatacatctaaaagaattaaaaactggtactgaaacaaatacatatacacaaatgtttCTACATtgttcacaataaccaaaagatggaaacaggtGAAATGTCCGTCAacgaatgaataaacaaattgtggtatatacatacaatggaatattattttaccatgaaaagaaatgaaatactgatatattCAACAATGTGGatcaaccttgaaaacattatgctaagtgaaagcagccagacacaaaaggtattgttggattccatttatataaatattgagaataggtaaattcataaAGGCAGAatgcagattggtggttgccaggggcaagGCTTACCAATGTTTTAAATGCCTATAGGCTGACATGGATATTCACCATTTTTACGTCTTTATGACATTATAGTCACGAGCAGGGTAGTCAGACAAAGAAGTGTTTTGGAAAGATTAAtcaatgcaaaatgaaatgaaaaacctATTTAAGAAGAATTTggaagctacaaaaataaataagtatagtGACCAAGAGAATGAATTAGGGTGgtaacaaagaaatgaaaaagaaagggaagactAAAAGGCACACtgaaggaaaaatgcaaaagcCTTCTTAATTAACTGGATTTCAGTTACCCTTAGAAGCTGGTAGTGGACTTCCTAGGACTGCGACATGATCTTGATCCAGGACAGTGAGTGCAACAGCATTTCGAGCATTACCAGACACAACAGCCTTGAGTAACAGTGATCTAACTAccctctgatttttttctggGTCAGTTGGGCGTATTGGTATCAAAGTTTCATATACAGATCCGTCAGAGCCTGTTGGAGACAAGAACTTATTATTCATTATTGGGTAAAGGATATTTCTATATTATAGTTAAATTTACTAGgttatttataagattttacCAATTTGATAAAGAATCTAACCAGAAAAATCAACATCACTCTATGCTTTCCCTGAAAGAATAAACTGGGGGGAggagtattataaataaaaatctcagtaagagggccgggcgcggtggttcacgcctgtaatcctagcactttgggaggccgaggcgggcggatagctcaaggtcaggagtttgaaaccagcctgagcgagacccggtctctaccaaaaatagaaagaaattaattgaccaactaaaaatatatatacaaaaaattggccgggcatggtggcgcatgcctgcagtcccagctactcgggaggctgaggcaggaggatcgcttgagcccaggagattgaggttgctgtgagcgaggctgacgccatggcactcactctagcctgggcaacaaagtgagactctgtctcaaaaaaaaaaaaaaaaaaaaaaaaaaaaaaaatctcagtaagAAATGTCATAATAGTTAGGAAATACAAATTGTAAATACCTACAATAACTTAAAGTATCGAGAGGGTACTGCCAGGAATATAGATAATCTAGTCCCTAAAAGGTTACATCCCTTACTAGAAAGTAATTAGCATCTGGTCTATACATTTCTTCTTATTCAATCACCCTGAAAACCATACGAAATTGCTGTTTCTTACAATTAATTAAATTTTGGCAATTTGATGTGGTTATAGCTATGCTACATACAGATTTATATGACCCTTTGGCTCAGACTTCCTCACTTCAATGTTCATTAAGCTAAAGCATTAAGTGCATTCCAATCACCTTCAAGATAAGACACATAATGAgagcctttttcctttttttgagacagagtcttgctttgttgcccaggctagagtgagtgccgtggcgtcagcctagctcacagcaacctcacactcctgggctaaagtaatcctcctgcctcagcctcctaagtagctgggactacaggcatgcgccaccatgcccggctaatttttttctatatatattagttggccaattaatttctttctatttatagtagagatggggtctcgctcttgctcaggctggtttcggactcctgactttgagcaatccgccctccttggcctcccagagtgctaggattacaggcgtgagccaccgcgcccggccgagagcCTTTTTCTTAATAGCTACTGCAAACATCTGCACACTGAAAAACTTCATAAGGAATTTTAATTGTGATAATATGGAAATGTTTCCTAAATATTGCACTTGTTTATTCCCCCTTAACCTTCTCAAAACAACTTCAAAGAAGCCATGAAGGGTGAGGGGGAGAGGGCACCACAAAGGCTTTTGTTCCTCCTAAAGTGGGGTTAAATAGCTCTAAAACTGGTGTTATACTTAAAATCTGTCAAAAACAGGTGGCATAGATCAAAGCTGCTTTGTTAGTCTCCAGGTCAAAGAACTGGACCTTATCACCTAaaagctgatttttctttttcattagtattatattgttatttattgcTTACGATTTTTTAGACGTAAAGTTACAGAAAAAACTGTACTCTATCTAAAGTACTTCTACAGCCCTCAAAACACAGCACCACTGTTCTAATGCATGACCAGATATGCACAGTGCAAAAAGTGAAGGGATAAATGATGGAAGGGGGAAAGGCTATAACAGAAGTTTGCAAAAACCCTaagattcaaaaatatatagtatactatagtGCCACTCTATTTACAATCTcggaaagtttaaagaaaaaaacttacttAATGACATCAAAGAGATGAATTTCCGATCCACAGATGCAGTAAAACTTTGTATAAGAGTTTTTTCTTCGTGTCCAAGTAAGAGTGTGTATTTGCTTAAGACACGTGAATGAAAAGTTTGTACATAAGCAAAGTAATTTCCATGCTGCAAAAAAAGttactttataaatattgccATTTCAACCACCTATAAACATTAAAACCAGACGTTATTCCATTGTAATTACATAAATGAGTATTTAAAaacctcttgttcaggctggtccgaaggtagtgagttatctcacgtgattgttcacagtcagttacagattgaactccttgttctactactttcccccctcctcactactgcacttgactagtcttattaaaaaaaaaaaaaaaaaaaaaaaaaaacctcttgttCAATTAAGTGTAAAATGTTATAGTGACTAAtagactttttaatatttaaaaaagataaaaaatttaaaaatctaatctcCTAAGAGAATTACAGAAGTCCCACGTTAGCTTTAAAAACAACATGAGTAATTTTGAATTTCACAAAATGGGCTAGGAACTGAACATATCACTTACTTTTTcagtaatgaaaattaaaacaggaTGCCTAAATACAATGAAAAGCTTTGtccacctaaaaataaaaaaataagaaaaattacatgatGCAAAAATCACCAGCTGAAATACGTATCAATTTAGATTTAATCAAATCTTTTATCAAACGTTTTTTAGAACCAGAAAGACATCAGAGAACACCTAATTTGGTGTTTCAAAGTATATACCATAGggaatattggccgggcgcggtggctcatgcctgtaaccctagcactctgggaggccgaggccgaaggattgctcgaggtcaggagttcgaaaccagcctgagcaagagtgagaccccatctctactataaatagaaagaaattaattggccaactaatatatatagaaaaaattagccgggcatggtggtgcatgcctgtagtcccagctactcgggaggctgaggcagcaggattgcttgagcccaggagattgaggttgctgtgagctagtctgacgccacggcactcactctagcctgggcaacaaaacgagactctgtctcaaaaaaaaaaaaaaaaaaaacaaagtatatacCATAGGGAATATGAATCTGTTAGATGCATCTCTGTTAGATGAATCTCATTAAATGCAGGCTGTTAAACTTCCCAGACGACAATGTAAATTGTAAAGTTCCTGAGAAAGGTATGTAGTACTTCCCAAATTTAAATTGACTCTCTCCCcgccttctctctttccttctttttttcagccagagtctcactctgtcgctctggctagagagca
Encoded proteins:
- the NOL11 gene encoding nucleolar protein 11 isoform X2, with translation MAALEEEFTLSSVVLGAGPDGLLGVEHSDKTDQFLVTDSGRTVILYKLSDQKTLGSWSVKQGQIITCPAVCNFQTGEYIVVHDNKVLRIWNSEDVNLDKVFKATLSAEVCRIHSIQGTEPLVLFKEGAVRGLEALLAEPQQKIETVISDEEVIKWTKLFIVFRHPVLIFITEKHGNYFAYVQTFHSRVLSKYTLLLGHEEKTLIQSFTASVDRKFISLMSLSSDGSVYETLIPIRPTDPEKNQRVVRSLLLKAVVSGNARNAVALTVLDQDHVAVLGSPLPASKESLSIWNIKFQTLQTSKELPQGTSGQLWYYGENLFMLHGKFLTVIPYKCEVSSLAGALGKLKHSQDPGTHVEPHFVNWEASQGCGLGCQNSEQSRRLLRRRKIEVNLQPEVPPSKQLLLTIKKDSEKHIEVELRKFLAMTQTPDFHAITGDIVTGLLERCKAEEPSFYPRNCLIQLIQTHVLSYSLCPGLMEVALQKTDVHLLQLCLQQFPDIPESVTCTCLKLFLSIGDDCLQETDVNMESVFDYSGTVQDEKMEEQTKILQNGFNPKEDNCSNCDQELKEKPQDTTKETTSCPVIPKRAALLNAILHSAYSETFLLPHLKDIPAQHITIMDWICLLLDANFTVVVMIPEAKRLLINLYKFVKSQISVYSELNKIEVSFRELQKLNQEKNNRGLYSIEVLELF
- the NOL11 gene encoding nucleolar protein 11 isoform X1; translated protein: MAALEEEFTLSSVVLGAGPDGLLGVEHSDKTDQFLVTDSGRTVILYKLSDQKTLGSWSVKQGQIITCPAVCNFQTGEYIVVHDNKVLRIWNSEDVNLDKVFKATLSAEVCRIHSIQGTEPLVLFKEGAVRGLEALLAEPQQKIETVISDEEVIKWTKLFIVFRHPVLIFITEKHGNYFAYVQTFHSRVLSKYTLLLGHEEKTLIQSFTASVDRKFISLMSLSSDGSVYETLIPIRPTDPEKNQRVVRSLLLKAVVSGNARNAVALTVLDQDHVAVLGSPLPASKESLSIWNIKFQTLQTSKELPQGTSGQLWYYGENLFMLHGKFLTVIPYKCEVSSLAGALGKLKHSQDPGTHVEPHFVNWEASQGCGLGCQNSEQSRRLLRRRKIEVNLQPEVPPSKQLLLTIKKDSEKHIEVELRKFLAMTQTPDFHAITGDIVTGLLERCKAEEPSFYPRNCLIQLIQTHVLSYSLCPGLMEVALQKTDVHLLQLCLQQFPDIPESVTCTCLKLFLSIGDDCLQETDVNMESVFDYSGTVQDEKMEEQTKILQNGFNPKEDNCSNCDQELKEKPQDTTKETTSCPVIPKRAALLNAILHSAYSETFLLPHLKDIPAQHITLFLQYLYFLYLKCSENATMTLPGIRPPTLNQIMDWICLLLDANFTVVVMIPEAKRLLINLYKFVKSQISVYSELNKIEVSFRELQKLNQEKNNRGLYSIEVLELF